The following proteins are encoded in a genomic region of Spirosoma sp. SC4-14:
- a CDS encoding SdrD B-like domain-containing protein: MGLGVDSPIDFGLNVTYMQEDVYSCHSEKIPGTVRCHLLFFSRITGFLILFTVLCQSVFAQISGTVYRDFNEDGVRSYSTAAPLAGEIGVGGVTVNLYSSTGLVATTTTSSATGTAAGTYSFTGVTSGTIYRLEFVNLPTGTYDGPKGTNSATSIQFVTAPTTTANFGINDPADYCQASPTFILPCYVNGNSTGTGTSSTAGVLVTLPYSATSSGTSNTTQESAAGLNNQIGTVYGVAYQRATKFIYTSAFVKRHSGLGPSGAGAIYISKPSGTTFTHAAFTTLPTAVSAVSAPSIGGTTVVGTNSGRGLPNALTALNHDETSFDQVGKAGLGDLEISDDGTELYVVNLGDRSLYKIPIINPTSANPTAGTPTSYTLPAVSQTSGSVFRPFALKYYRDKVYIGGVTTNEAVSTTLSYGTGSTGGSTAMRARDTTGMKAVVFEFNPSTGNFTTVLTFPLTYQKGASDNDQTGVSRADRWYPWTNVQAGTGLIPNRYARNDLANASYPQPILADIEFDPVDGAMILAIRDRFGDQYGNNNYGTSTSDNSTLYRAISPGDILRAGKCTTGVNQWTIENNARICNGVPTAGANTSQGPGGGEYYYGDAIALPNTSNPYHLEMAGGGLALFPGKGEVASVVMDPTNSVDAGGIRRFKNSDGSGSPATSVQVYVSSDVATYGKANGLGDLELACDLPAVQIGNRVWRDNNNNGIQDPGELGLAGVQVVLTGPGGTTVATATTDTNGEYYFSTATGTTTSSSVYNLTLTSGGSYTLSFPTSVSAFNISTLPNSATGTNADAIDSDASAAGIITLTLGASGENNFTFDAGYACAPLALSLTSATICAGQTVSLTATSGFSSYTFSSGLTQIGASNVASGTATGTYTVTAVNSAGCYGTATGTITVNPLPVVSLSSATICAGTSATLVATSGYASYTFSAGLTRIGTTNMATGTTAGTYSVTAVSSAGCTGVASGTGLGSITINTNPTAVLTSTTICAGTPATLTASGGSSYVFSNGTSNTTGILTVSPTNTTVYSVTVTSGAGCSAVASGTVTVNPSVTATMTSATICSGMSATLTASGGSSYHFSTGLTNTTGMLVVSPTSTTAYSVTVTSGAGCSAVASGTVTVNPSVTATITSATICSGMSATLTASGGSSYVFSNGTSNTTGVLVVSPTSTTAYSVTVTSGAGCSAVASGTVTVNPSVTATMTSATICSGVSATLTASGGSSYHFSTGLTNTTGMLVVSPTSTTAYSVTVTSGAGCSAVASGTVTVNPSVTATMTSATICSGVSATLTASGGSSYHFSTGLTNTTGMLVVSPTSTTAYSVTVTSGAGCSAVASGTVTVNSFVTGSLTSATICSGMSATLTASGGSSYVFSNGTSNTTGVLVVSPTSTTAYSVTVTSGAGCSAVASGTVTVNPSVTATMTSATVCAGESATLVATGGSSYTFSTGDVNTTGMLVVSPTSTTAYSVTVTSGAGCSAVASGTVTVNPSVTATMTSATICSGMSATLTASGGSSYVFSNGTSNTTGVLVVSPTSTTAYSVTVSSGAGCSAVASGTVTVNPSVTATMTSATICSGVSATLTASGGSSYHFSTGLTNTTGLLVVSPTSTTAYSVTVTSGAGCSAVASGTVTVNPSVTATMTSATVCAGESATLVATGGSSYTFSTGDVNTTGMLVVSPASTTAYSVTVVNGSGCMNSVSATVVVNPLPVVTMTSATICMGQSTTLTATTGFDTYVFSSGLVQIGSSNMATGTTAGTYSVTAISSAGCSATAMGSISVSPVVNVTLTSATICTGQMAVLTATPGYDTYIFSTGLTPLVGQPNMATAVTAGTYSVTAISTAGCSGTATATITENPAAVVALSSATICAGQSATLTATPGFDTYVFSAGITQIGSSNMAVGTVAGTYSVTATSGAGCTGSASGDIAVNPLPTATILVSSATICQGESATMTASGGATYVWSTNEQTASITVSADGVYSVTVTSAEGCSDVTSTTITVNPLPVLTINSATVCAGQSATLTVGGCDGGTIQWSMGDATVSVVVSPTLTTTYSATCVLSTGCSSTTSTTVTVNAMPTLTAGPPQAVTATCTGAVANNDAHIDLTGLINAERADIVMGSTYGNGPVYGAPTNLTVTAGAVSFTNLPNPITSQPYTIRLYSSNGTCYIDVTVILEPAICNCPDPKCVPIVIQKIKSARTAIR, translated from the coding sequence ATGGGTTTAGGGGTCGATTCTCCAATTGATTTTGGCTTAAATGTTACTTATATGCAAGAAGACGTTTACTCGTGCCATAGTGAAAAGATACCTGGTACTGTAAGGTGCCATCTATTGTTTTTTTCTCGGATCACTGGCTTTCTAATTCTTTTTACAGTCTTATGCCAATCGGTATTCGCCCAGATATCAGGGACGGTCTATCGGGACTTTAATGAAGATGGTGTCCGTAGCTACTCGACGGCTGCTCCCCTGGCCGGAGAAATAGGGGTCGGTGGAGTAACAGTCAACTTGTATAGTAGTACTGGCTTAGTGGCAACAACTACTACTAGTTCGGCTACGGGTACAGCGGCAGGTACTTACTCGTTTACAGGGGTAACGTCTGGTACCATATACCGGCTTGAGTTTGTCAACCTGCCAACCGGTACCTATGACGGGCCCAAAGGGACAAATAGCGCTACGTCGATTCAGTTTGTTACGGCTCCAACTACTACCGCTAACTTCGGTATTAACGATCCGGCCGATTATTGCCAGGCTAGCCCTACGTTTATTTTACCCTGTTACGTAAATGGTAACTCAACGGGCACCGGAACATCGAGCACAGCCGGTGTGCTGGTTACACTTCCTTATAGTGCTACCAGCAGTGGCACTAGCAATACGACGCAGGAGTCAGCAGCCGGACTAAACAATCAGATCGGAACGGTTTATGGGGTGGCTTACCAGCGAGCTACTAAGTTTATTTATACCTCTGCTTTCGTAAAACGGCATTCTGGATTAGGGCCAAGTGGTGCCGGAGCTATTTATATCTCAAAGCCCTCTGGTACTACCTTTACCCATGCTGCATTTACAACACTTCCAACGGCCGTATCTGCCGTTTCGGCACCTTCAATCGGCGGAACAACAGTTGTTGGTACGAACTCAGGCCGTGGCCTTCCGAATGCGTTAACTGCTTTGAACCACGATGAAACTTCTTTTGATCAGGTAGGTAAAGCTGGTCTGGGCGATTTGGAAATATCGGATGATGGCACGGAGCTGTATGTTGTTAACCTTGGCGATCGGTCTCTGTATAAAATCCCCATTATCAATCCAACCAGTGCGAACCCAACCGCGGGCACACCTACCAGCTATACCTTGCCAGCAGTTAGTCAGACCTCTGGTAGTGTATTTCGCCCATTTGCCTTAAAATATTATCGTGATAAAGTCTATATAGGTGGGGTTACGACCAATGAAGCCGTGTCGACAACATTAAGTTATGGGACAGGTTCGACCGGTGGTAGCACCGCAATGAGAGCCCGCGACACAACGGGTATGAAAGCCGTTGTGTTCGAATTTAATCCATCGACCGGCAACTTCACTACGGTTTTAACATTTCCCTTAACCTATCAGAAGGGTGCGTCGGATAACGACCAGACTGGTGTAAGCCGGGCTGACCGCTGGTATCCGTGGACGAATGTTCAGGCGGGGACCGGGCTTATTCCAAACCGATATGCACGGAATGATTTGGCAAATGCCAGTTATCCGCAGCCGATTCTGGCCGATATTGAGTTCGATCCTGTCGATGGGGCTATGATTTTGGCCATTCGTGATCGCTTCGGTGATCAGTATGGCAATAACAACTATGGGACGAGTACCTCCGACAATTCGACACTTTATAGAGCCATTTCTCCGGGTGATATTTTAAGGGCTGGCAAGTGTACAACGGGCGTAAATCAATGGACTATTGAAAATAATGCCCGGATTTGTAATGGTGTACCAACGGCTGGAGCAAACACGAGTCAGGGGCCGGGTGGTGGCGAATACTATTATGGCGATGCTATTGCATTACCCAATACATCAAATCCCTATCACCTGGAGATGGCTGGGGGCGGGCTGGCGCTTTTTCCGGGCAAGGGTGAAGTCGCTTCGGTGGTCATGGACCCAACTAATAGTGTTGATGCGGGCGGTATTCGCCGGTTTAAAAACTCCGATGGGTCGGGAAGTCCCGCAACGAGTGTGCAGGTGTATGTAAGTAGCGACGTAGCAACGTATGGTAAAGCCAATGGTCTGGGCGATCTTGAATTAGCCTGCGATCTGCCTGCGGTTCAGATCGGTAACCGAGTCTGGCGCGATAATAATAACAATGGCATACAGGACCCTGGTGAACTGGGGCTGGCCGGTGTGCAGGTAGTATTGACAGGGCCTGGTGGAACTACAGTGGCAACGGCCACAACCGATACGAATGGCGAATATTATTTTTCGACAGCTACGGGGACAACTACATCCAGTTCGGTCTATAACTTAACATTGACATCAGGAGGGAGCTATACGTTAAGTTTCCCAACCAGTGTTAGTGCGTTTAACATTAGTACGCTACCAAATTCGGCCACCGGCACTAATGCTGATGCGATCGACTCTGATGCTAGTGCCGCGGGGATCATTACGTTGACCTTGGGCGCTTCCGGCGAAAATAACTTTACGTTTGATGCTGGCTATGCCTGTGCACCATTAGCGTTATCCTTAACCTCGGCTACCATTTGTGCCGGTCAAACGGTAAGCTTAACGGCAACTTCGGGCTTTAGTAGCTATACCTTCTCGTCAGGTTTAACGCAGATAGGAGCGTCCAATGTGGCCAGTGGTACGGCTACGGGAACATATACCGTAACGGCCGTCAATTCCGCAGGCTGTTACGGTACGGCAACTGGTACTATTACTGTGAACCCGTTACCCGTTGTATCTCTTTCTTCTGCTACCATTTGTGCTGGTACATCTGCAACATTAGTAGCAACGTCAGGGTATGCCAGCTACACATTCTCTGCCGGACTAACGCGAATTGGTACAACGAATATGGCCACAGGTACAACGGCTGGAACCTATTCGGTAACGGCGGTTAGTAGTGCGGGTTGTACAGGTGTTGCGTCGGGGACAGGCTTAGGGTCGATTACGATTAACACAAACCCTACAGCAGTTTTAACCTCAACAACGATTTGTGCCGGAACTCCTGCTACTTTAACTGCTAGCGGTGGTAGCAGTTATGTCTTCTCCAATGGCACTAGCAATACGACGGGCATATTAACTGTTTCGCCGACCAATACAACAGTTTACTCGGTAACAGTAACCTCAGGAGCGGGTTGTTCGGCGGTGGCCAGTGGTACGGTGACAGTCAATCCGTCGGTAACGGCCACCATGACCTCGGCGACGATTTGTTCAGGCATGTCGGCCACCTTAACGGCCAGTGGTGGTAGCAGCTACCACTTCTCAACGGGGCTGACCAATACGACGGGTATGCTAGTGGTGTCGCCAACCAGCACGACGGCTTACTCGGTAACGGTAACCTCAGGAGCGGGTTGTTCGGCGGTAGCCAGTGGAACAGTGACAGTGAACCCCTCCGTAACGGCCACCATAACCTCGGCGACGATTTGTTCAGGCATGTCGGCCACCTTAACGGCCAGTGGCGGCAGTAGTTATGTCTTCTCCAATGGCACCAGTAACACGACGGGTGTGCTAGTGGTGTCGCCAACCAGCACGACGGCCTATTCGGTAACGGTAACCTCAGGAGCGGGTTGTTCGGCGGTGGCCAGTGGTACGGTGACAGTCAATCCGTCCGTAACGGCCACCATGACCTCGGCGACGATTTGTTCGGGGGTAAGTGCGACGCTGACGGCCAGTGGCGGCAGCAGCTACCACTTCTCAACGGGGCTGACCAACACGACGGGTATGCTAGTGGTCTCGCCAACCAGCACGACGGCCTATTCGGTAACGGTAACCTCAGGAGCGGGTTGTTCGGCGGTGGCCAGTGGTACGGTGACAGTCAATCCGTCCGTAACGGCCACCATGACCTCGGCGACGATTTGTTCGGGGGTAAGTGCGACGCTGACGGCCAGTGGCGGCAGCAGCTACCACTTCTCAACGGGGCTGACCAACACGACGGGTATGCTAGTGGTCTCGCCAACCAGCACGACGGCCTATTCGGTAACGGTAACCTCAGGAGCGGGTTGTTCGGCGGTGGCCAGCGGCACGGTGACGGTGAACTCGTTTGTGACAGGCAGTCTAACCTCGGCAACGATTTGTTCAGGCATGTCGGCCACCTTAACGGCCAGTGGCGGCAGTAGTTATGTCTTCTCCAATGGCACCAGTAACACGACGGGTGTGCTAGTGGTGTCGCCAACCAGCACGACGGCCTATTCGGTAACGGTAACCTCAGGAGCGGGTTGTTCGGCGGTGGCCAGCGGCACGGTGACAGTGAACCCCTCCGTAACGGCCACCATGACCTCGGCCACAGTGTGTGCCGGTGAATCAGCAACGTTGGTCGCTACGGGCGGCAGCAGCTATACATTTAGTACTGGCGATGTGAATACAACAGGGATGTTAGTGGTTTCGCCAACCAGCACGACGGCCTATTCGGTAACAGTAACCTCAGGAGCGGGTTGTTCGGCGGTGGCCAGTGGTACGGTGACAGTGAATCCCTCCGTAACGGCTACCATGACCTCGGCGACGATTTGTTCGGGCATGTCGGCCACCTTAACGGCCAGTGGCGGCAGTAGTTATGTCTTCTCCAATGGCACCAGTAACACGACGGGTGTGCTAGTGGTCTCGCCAACCAGCACGACGGCCTATTCGGTAACGGTGAGTTCAGGAGCGGGTTGTTCGGCGGTGGCCAGTGGTACGGTGACAGTGAATCCCTCCGTAACGGCCACCATGACCTCGGCGACGATTTGTTCGGGGGTAAGTGCGACGCTGACGGCCAGTGGTGGTAGCAGCTACCACTTCTCAACGGGGCTGACCAACACGACGGGGCTGCTAGTGGTGTCGCCAACCAGCACGACGGCCTATTCGGTAACGGTAACCTCAGGAGCGGGTTGTTCGGCAGTGGCCAGCGGCACGGTGACAGTGAACCCCTCCGTAACGGCCACCATGACCTCGGCCACAGTGTGTGCCGGTGAATCAGCAACGTTGGTCGCTACGGGCGGCAGCAGCTATACATTTAGTACTGGCGATGTGAATACAACAGGGATGTTAGTGGTTTCGCCAGCCAGCACAACTGCTTATTCTGTAACAGTTGTGAATGGTAGTGGTTGTATGAATAGCGTATCAGCTACCGTGGTAGTGAATCCGTTACCAGTAGTGACCATGACTTCGGCTACCATTTGCATGGGCCAATCCACTACATTGACGGCAACAACAGGCTTTGATACCTATGTATTCTCATCTGGATTGGTTCAGATTGGTTCATCGAACATGGCTACAGGCACAACAGCAGGTACCTATTCCGTAACGGCAATTAGTAGTGCGGGCTGTTCGGCAACGGCTATGGGAAGTATTTCGGTTAGTCCTGTTGTTAATGTAACACTCACGTCTGCTACGATTTGCACAGGCCAGATGGCCGTGTTGACGGCAACACCCGGATACGATACCTATATCTTCTCAACCGGACTGACTCCTTTAGTTGGGCAACCCAATATGGCGACAGCCGTAACCGCCGGTACCTATTCCGTAACGGCAATCAGCACTGCTGGATGCTCGGGCACCGCAACCGCCACTATTACAGAGAATCCCGCTGCTGTTGTAGCATTGAGTTCGGCTACTATTTGTGCGGGACAGTCGGCAACGCTAACCGCCACGCCCGGCTTCGATACCTATGTGTTCTCAGCGGGAATCACTCAGATTGGTTCGTCGAACATGGCCGTTGGTACAGTTGCCGGAACTTATTCCGTAACAGCTACCAGCGGTGCCGGATGTACCGGTTCTGCAAGCGGAGACATTGCCGTCAACCCATTGCCAACGGCTACGATACTGGTTAGCAGCGCTACCATCTGCCAGGGCGAAAGTGCGACGATGACAGCTAGTGGAGGTGCAACCTATGTCTGGTCGACAAATGAACAGACTGCATCGATTACGGTATCGGCCGATGGTGTTTATTCAGTAACCGTGACCAGCGCCGAAGGATGTTCCGATGTGACGAGCACGACCATTACCGTCAATCCATTGCCCGTTCTGACAATCAACTCCGCAACGGTTTGTGCCGGACAGTCGGCTACGCTGACGGTTGGTGGCTGCGATGGAGGAACCATTCAGTGGTCTATGGGCGATGCAACCGTATCGGTTGTGGTATCGCCAACCTTAACTACAACCTACTCGGCAACCTGTGTACTTTCGACCGGCTGTAGCTCTACAACGTCGACAACGGTAACTGTAAATGCCATGCCGACGCTAACTGCGGGCCCTCCCCAGGCAGTAACGGCAACTTGCACAGGGGCAGTAGCCAACAATGATGCTCACATTGATCTGACAGGACTGATAAACGCCGAACGTGCCGATATTGTAATGGGCAGCACCTATGGAAATGGACCGGTGTATGGCGCACCAACAAACCTAACGGTAACGGCGGGTGCTGTGAGCTTCACGAATCTGCCGAACCCAATCACCAGTCAGCCTTATACAATCCGTTTGTATAGTTCGAATGGTACCTGTTATATAGATGTGACGGTGATTCTGGAACCTGCAATCTGCAATTGCCCAGATCCGAAGTGTGTACCAATTGTTATTCAGAAAATTAAAAGCGCGCGAACCGCTATAAGATAA
- a CDS encoding DEAD/DEAH box helicase, with amino-acid sequence MKVSPSQPFQIVYSLLEHEFLGYLIEAFVVQLNGRGELTLLNQTLSTQNVAEFSQELDKRDFELVRLIESIQQDTIVKKFNNRKLPAVDFFLKIYDPHKGDKLIQEAICGYLENIKAQIMALLPGKPFYIMGNDGNPAWATIEWMPEPAKIHFHFVRNADSTHYFPIIRYPVGDSGETERVEFQSKGALMICDEPAYMMVNNRVYHFSKNVDGKKIRPFFSKNHIVIPKNIEQQYYERFVTQLIAAYDVYAKGFEIRAEAMEPVPVLTVSEMVTSSRTVSVGLLNDSPEPDEESGQRIAFDLSFQYGDFTFRFDSFGPSANVSLEKKGEDYIFHKIRRDQRLERQKLAFLRESGLDLRHGRLAIPKSEAFTWLADNTLNLHEAGFLLRQNAQDSKRYFLGYSSISVSIEEGRDWFDIYANVRFGEFEIPFLKLRTLILNKKHEFTLPNGEIAVIPEVWFVKYSELFGFIEQPDSIDPRDADRLVLQKHHLALVQELERDNLATTVMSRKLERLRDFEEIESFAIPKAFRGTLRPYQQAGYDWMNFLRQYRFGGCLADDMGLGKTVMTLAMLQGQKEAGAMEPSLLVMPTSLLYNWELEARKFTPDLRVMVYTGTYREKNTAQFDEYDLILTSYGIVRIDIDLLSDYRFNYIILDESQAIKNPSSHITKAVMQLNAANRLILTGTPLENSTMDLWSQMSFINPGLLGSQSFFRNEFLIPIEKRHDETKTARLYSLIKPFMLRRNKAQVATDLPEKVESILYSEMTPDQEKQYEEAKSFYRNLILERIEEDGMAKSQMIVLQGLTKLRQIANHPRMVDDEYEGDSGKLSDVLLRLETAMIEHHKVLVFSQFIKHLNVVRQYLREKNIKYAYLDGSTQDRQSQVELFQTDDSVKLFLISLKAGGLGHNLTAADYVFILDPWWNPAIEAQAVDRAHRIGQQKTVFTYKFIAKNTVEEKILSLQRAKQQLAGSLIATEENFMKSLTKEDIMVLLE; translated from the coding sequence ATGAAAGTTTCGCCTTCCCAACCTTTCCAAATCGTTTACTCGCTGCTAGAACATGAATTCCTGGGCTATCTCATCGAAGCATTTGTAGTACAGTTGAATGGCCGGGGCGAACTGACTCTACTCAACCAAACCCTTTCGACCCAAAACGTTGCTGAATTTTCTCAGGAATTAGATAAACGAGATTTCGAACTGGTGCGGCTCATCGAAAGTATTCAGCAGGACACTATCGTTAAAAAATTCAATAACCGTAAACTTCCGGCTGTCGATTTCTTTCTCAAAATCTACGATCCGCACAAAGGCGATAAACTAATCCAGGAAGCAATCTGTGGCTACCTCGAAAATATTAAGGCACAGATTATGGCACTGTTGCCCGGTAAGCCTTTCTATATTATGGGAAATGATGGTAACCCAGCCTGGGCAACCATCGAATGGATGCCCGAACCAGCCAAAATCCATTTCCACTTTGTTCGTAATGCCGATTCAACGCATTATTTCCCAATTATCCGCTACCCCGTTGGCGACAGTGGCGAAACCGAACGTGTGGAGTTTCAGTCGAAAGGCGCCTTGATGATCTGCGATGAACCAGCTTATATGATGGTCAATAATCGCGTCTATCATTTCAGCAAAAACGTCGATGGAAAAAAAATTCGGCCGTTCTTCTCCAAAAACCACATCGTTATCCCCAAAAATATTGAACAACAGTATTATGAGCGGTTTGTAACACAGCTCATAGCGGCCTATGACGTATATGCCAAGGGGTTCGAAATTAGGGCTGAAGCCATGGAACCAGTACCTGTTTTGACTGTATCGGAAATGGTTACCTCGAGTCGAACGGTTTCGGTAGGTTTACTCAACGATTCGCCCGAGCCCGACGAAGAATCAGGGCAACGAATCGCATTCGATCTGTCGTTTCAATACGGCGATTTCACGTTCCGCTTCGATAGCTTTGGACCATCGGCCAATGTCAGTCTGGAAAAAAAAGGAGAAGACTACATCTTTCATAAAATCCGTCGCGACCAACGGCTGGAACGTCAGAAGCTGGCCTTTCTGCGAGAATCGGGCCTCGATCTCCGGCATGGTCGCCTGGCCATTCCCAAATCGGAAGCATTCACCTGGCTGGCCGACAATACCCTTAACCTTCACGAAGCTGGTTTTCTGTTACGACAGAATGCGCAGGATAGCAAACGATACTTTCTCGGCTATTCAAGCATTAGTGTGTCGATTGAAGAAGGTCGCGACTGGTTCGATATTTATGCCAATGTTCGCTTTGGCGAGTTTGAGATTCCTTTCCTGAAACTACGGACGCTCATTCTTAACAAAAAGCATGAGTTTACCCTCCCGAATGGCGAAATAGCCGTCATTCCGGAAGTCTGGTTTGTCAAATATTCCGAATTGTTCGGATTTATCGAACAGCCCGACAGCATCGACCCTCGTGATGCCGACCGGCTCGTTCTACAAAAACATCACCTGGCCCTGGTGCAGGAACTGGAACGCGACAACCTGGCCACAACCGTCATGAGCCGGAAACTCGAACGGCTCCGCGATTTCGAAGAAATTGAGTCCTTTGCTATTCCGAAAGCATTTAGAGGTACGCTCCGCCCATATCAGCAGGCTGGCTACGACTGGATGAATTTTCTACGGCAATACCGATTTGGCGGTTGCCTGGCCGACGACATGGGGTTGGGAAAGACGGTTATGACACTGGCCATGTTGCAGGGACAAAAAGAAGCGGGTGCCATGGAACCATCGTTGTTGGTAATGCCAACTTCGCTGCTCTATAACTGGGAACTCGAAGCCCGAAAATTTACGCCCGACCTCCGCGTTATGGTCTATACGGGTACTTATCGGGAAAAAAATACGGCTCAATTTGATGAGTATGATCTGATTCTTACTTCTTACGGCATTGTGCGGATTGATATTGATTTGTTGAGTGACTACCGCTTTAACTATATCATCCTGGACGAGTCGCAGGCGATAAAAAACCCGTCGTCGCACATCACCAAAGCGGTTATGCAACTCAATGCCGCGAATCGCCTGATTCTGACGGGAACACCGCTCGAAAACAGTACCATGGACCTCTGGTCTCAGATGTCGTTCATTAATCCGGGTTTGCTGGGCAGCCAGTCGTTTTTTCGGAACGAATTTCTGATTCCCATCGAAAAACGACACGATGAAACCAAAACCGCACGGTTGTATAGTCTCATCAAACCGTTTATGCTCCGGCGAAACAAGGCCCAGGTAGCAACCGACCTTCCCGAAAAGGTCGAGAGTATCCTGTATTCAGAAATGACGCCCGATCAGGAAAAACAATATGAAGAAGCGAAATCGTTTTATCGCAATCTGATTCTGGAGCGGATCGAAGAAGATGGCATGGCCAAATCGCAGATGATCGTGTTGCAGGGTCTGACCAAACTTCGGCAAATTGCCAACCATCCGCGCATGGTAGACGATGAGTATGAAGGTGACTCCGGTAAGCTCTCCGACGTTCTGCTCCGGTTGGAAACAGCCATGATAGAGCATCACAAAGTGCTGGTATTTAGCCAGTTTATCAAACACCTGAATGTGGTTCGGCAATATCTGCGGGAAAAGAACATCAAATATGCCTATCTGGATGGCTCCACGCAGGATCGACAAAGCCAGGTCGAACTATTTCAGACCGACGATTCAGTAAAGCTATTTCTGATTTCGCTCAAGGCCGGTGGTTTAGGCCATAACCTGACGGCAGCCGATTATGTGTTTATTCTGGACCCCTGGTGGAATCCTGCCATTGAAGCACAGGCCGTAGACCGCGCCCATCGGATAGGCCAGCAAAAGACCGTGTTTACGTATAAGTTTATTGCCAAAAACACCGTTGAGGAAAAAATTCTTTCGCTGCAGCGCGCCAAACAGCAACTGGCTGGCAGTCTGATTGCTACCGAAGAAAACTTCATGAAATCACTCACCAAGGAAGATATTATGGTGTTACTCGAATAA
- a CDS encoding phosphoribosyltransferase family protein, whose product MKTAQPTLILNAEQIRQKIRRIAFQIYENNFEETALLLAGITGEGFVLAKALANELQRIAPFAVEIMQLNLDKTQPSQPTVEPDRADLDYTNKVVIVIDDVLYTGRTLAFSLQPFLNVPVRKLQVAVLIDRNYPRYPVAADYKGYELSTTLTDHVDVVLSDEQTLGVYLR is encoded by the coding sequence ATGAAAACCGCTCAGCCAACACTTATTCTGAATGCAGAGCAAATTCGACAGAAAATTCGACGGATTGCTTTTCAGATTTACGAAAATAATTTTGAGGAAACGGCGCTGCTGCTGGCCGGAATTACGGGCGAGGGGTTCGTACTGGCGAAAGCATTGGCCAACGAATTGCAGCGAATTGCCCCCTTTGCTGTAGAAATCATGCAGCTCAACCTCGATAAGACACAACCGTCGCAACCAACGGTAGAACCCGACCGGGCAGATCTCGATTATACCAATAAGGTGGTTATTGTTATCGATGATGTGCTGTATACGGGACGGACGCTTGCGTTTAGTCTACAGCCTTTTCTAAACGTGCCCGTACGGAAACTACAGGTTGCCGTACTGATCGATCGAAATTACCCTCGCTATCCGGTTGCGGCCGATTATAAAGGCTATGAATTGAGCACAACCTTAACCGACCATGTTGATGTAGTGCTTAGCGACGAACAAACCCTTGGGGTCTATTTACGATAG
- a CDS encoding DUF4783 domain-containing protein, whose amino-acid sequence MNFLTTLVLLLNLSLPPVKKTSDSEVIQTVQTSLRKGNAGLLSARFNKTIELVIDAEHVDFSSVEATHAELILRSFFRKYPPHNFQFVYRGASDKLRYSTGIYSTEGRTFAVYILMRQTADRNYVINALHFRKE is encoded by the coding sequence ATGAATTTCCTTACCACACTCGTCCTGCTACTTAATCTGAGTCTCCCCCCTGTCAAGAAAACATCCGATTCGGAAGTTATTCAAACCGTACAGACGTCATTGCGGAAAGGAAACGCCGGGCTACTGTCGGCGCGATTCAACAAAACAATTGAATTGGTTATCGATGCCGAACATGTAGACTTTTCGTCGGTAGAAGCTACCCATGCCGAACTTATACTCCGTTCCTTTTTCAGAAAATACCCTCCCCACAACTTTCAGTTCGTTTATCGGGGTGCTTCCGACAAACTTCGCTACAGCACTGGCATCTACAGCACCGAAGGCCGTACTTTTGCCGTATATATACTGATGCGGCAGACAGCCGACCGGAATTATGTGATCAATGCGCTGCATTTCAGAAAAGAGTAA
- a CDS encoding YcxB family protein produces the protein MIVKTKKYALDQKTYINIALRQWIRDNWKWGFLPLGLIILNVVLSLTGIYPNYWIYIVVVLLTILYALFWAVQITGIAQMEQSKALFQKYIYEIDSRQILMRINVKEGGILKWDQISEVSKEKEAYLLFLNNTEALKNVKANWIAKTVTKGLAKAQFIYLPYSIFNSEHDLRFMDAILRRKGYLPESAVPAEAVK, from the coding sequence ATGATTGTTAAAACTAAAAAATACGCATTAGACCAGAAAACGTACATTAATATCGCGTTGCGGCAGTGGATAAGAGATAACTGGAAGTGGGGATTTTTGCCATTGGGTCTTATTATTCTGAATGTTGTGCTAAGCCTGACAGGCATTTACCCAAATTACTGGATTTATATTGTTGTTGTGCTGCTAACCATTCTGTATGCCCTTTTCTGGGCCGTTCAGATTACGGGTATTGCGCAAATGGAGCAGAGTAAGGCTCTTTTTCAGAAGTACATCTACGAGATCGACAGCCGCCAGATTCTAATGCGCATTAACGTAAAAGAAGGCGGTATACTGAAATGGGATCAGATCAGTGAGGTTTCGAAAGAGAAAGAAGCGTATCTTCTCTTTCTGAACAATACCGAAGCATTAAAAAACGTAAAGGCCAACTGGATTGCCAAAACCGTAACCAAAGGACTGGCGAAGGCTCAGTTTATTTACTTACCCTATTCCATTTTCAACAGCGAGCACGACCTGCGGTTTATGGATGCCATTCTTCGGCGGAAAGGATACCTGCCCGAAAGCGCAGTACCAGCCGAAGCGGTGAAGTAG